One Gopherus flavomarginatus isolate rGopFla2 chromosome 13, rGopFla2.mat.asm, whole genome shotgun sequence DNA window includes the following coding sequences:
- the LOC127033540 gene encoding bone morphogenetic protein receptor type-1B-like has protein sequence MTVEAEQPDMLIIHERRTLSIACCRDKDFCNENLHPALPPLRNSDCVEGDIGHRALLISVIVCNILLVLLIIFWYFRHKRQATRPHYCIGVEQDETYFAPGETLKDSTQWSQSTGSGSSFPMVEITIARQIEMVKQTGKGRYGEVWMGKWREEKVAVKVFFATEEASWLKETEIYETVMLRHENILGFIAADIKCTGTLTELYLITDYHEHGSLYDYLKSTPLDPKAMLNLAYSSASGLCHLHMEIFGTQVKPAIAHRDLKSKNILVKKDGTCCIADLGLAVKWFSDKNGVDVPPKKLVGTKHYMTPEVLDKRLNRNHFQSYLMADMYSFGLILWEVARRCVSEGIVDKYQLPYHDPLPTDPSCKDMWEIVCRKKLCPALPSRWRSDECLRQMEKLMTECWAHDPASRLTALRVKKTLAKMMESRDITI, from the exons ATGACGGTGGAGGCAGAACAGCCG GATATGCTCATAATACATGAGAGAAGAACTCTTTCTATTGCGTGCTGCAGAGACAAAGATTTCTGCAATGAAAACCTTCACCCAGCGCTGCCACCTCTGAGAAATAGCG attgtgTTGAAGGAGACATTGGTCATAGGGCCTTGCTGATCTCAGTGATCGTTTGCAATATACTCCTGGTACTTCTCATCATATTCTGGTACTTCAG GCACAAAAGGCAAGCAACCAGACCTCATTACTGCATAGGAGTTGAACAGGATGAGACTTACTTTGCTCCAGGGGAAACCCTGAAAGACTCGACTCAATGGTCTCAGAGCACAGGAAGTGGGTCTAGTTTCCCTATG GTCGAAATTACTATAGCAAGGCAGATTGAGATGGTGAAACAGACCGGTAAAGGTCGCTATGGAGAAGTTTGGATGGGAAAGTGGCGTGAAGAAAAGGTAGCTGTAAAAGTGTTCTTCGCCACTGAGGAGGCCAGCTGgttgaaagagactgaaatctacGAGACTGTCATGTTGAGGCATGAAAACATTTTGG GGTTCATTGCTGCGGACATTAAATGTACGGGGACTTTGACCGAACTGTATCTTATCACAGACTACCATGAGCATGGCTCCCTGTATGATTATCTGAAATCCACTCCCTTGGATCCAAAAGCCATGCTAAACCTGGCCTATTCTTCTGCTAGCGGCTTGTGCCACTTGCACATGGAGATCTTCGGGACTCAAGTCAAGCCAGCTATTGCCCACCGGGATCTGAAAAGTAAGAACATCCTAGTGAAAAAGGATGGAACCTGCTGTATAGCAGACCTAGGTTTGGCAGTTAAATGGTTTAG tgATAAAAATGGGGTGGACGTACCACCTAAAAAACTGGTAGGCACAAAGCACTATATGACTCCTGAGGTGCTGGATAAAAGGTTGAATAGGAATCACTTCCAGTCATATCTCATGGCCGATATGTACAGTTTTGGACTCATCCTTTGGGAGGTAGCAAGGAGATGTGTGTCAGAAG GAATAGTTGACAAATACCAGCTTCCATACCATGATCCTCTGCCCACCGACCCCTCCTGCAAGGACATGTGGGAGATCGTGTGTAGAAAGAAGCTTTGTCCCGCATTACCCAGTAGATGGAGAAGTGACGAG